ACGAACTGTGGCCCGACCCCGCCAAGGAGAAGGACGACCCCGACCGCTGGCTGTGGACGTTCACCATCCTCACCACCCAGGCCAGCGACGCCCTCGGGCGCATCCACGACCGCACCCCCGTCATCGTCCCGGCGGACATGCGTGACGACTGGCTGGACCCCACCCTCACCGACCTCGACCTCGTCCAGCAGGTCCTCGACGCCCTGCCCGAACCGCGGCTGGCCACCCACGAGGTGTCCACTGCGGTCAACTCACCCCGCAACAACACCCCGGACCTGCTGACCCCGGCCCCTGAGACGCCCGCCTGACGGCCCACGGTCGGGGCGTCTCAGGCGAGCACCGCAGCCGACGTCGGCATCGAGCGCCGCGGTACAGCGTCTACTCACGCTCCTTCGCCGTGCCGTCCTCTCGGCGCAGCCCCGGCTCCCACGCCTGAACGCGCAGATCGAGGACGGCGAGCGCCAAGGTGGTGCGATGCCTCGCCGCACCGCCCGCCCCCCTTTTTCTCAATCACGCGCTCCGCTGTCCAGGGTTGAGCTGCTGGCACTGGTCGAGGGTGAGGAAGCCGTTGCGGACCTGCGGGCCTACCTCACCGCGCGCACCGGTGAGGGAAGGCCGGCGTGGACCGGTGCCCGGTTCGAGGCCTTGGCAGGTGGTGGCGACCGCGCCCAGACCGCCTTCGCGGTGCACGCTGACGACATCGCCGCACTCACGCTCCTGAGCGTCTCCGTCCTGGGCGAGGCTGTCCTGGCCTTGCTGGAGGGTGAGGTTGGCGACCAGGTCGCTCAGCTGCTGGCGCAGGTGCCACGGGAGGTCTCGATCACCGACCCCGATGCCGCTGAGCGCATGGGCCCGGATCAGCCGCTGTGGCAGGCGTGGGAGCTGCTGAACGCTCAACGGGGCCTGGGGTGGGTCTCGGCGGCGAAGCTGCTGGCCCGCAAGCGTCCCGCGCTGGTGCCGGTCTACGACCGCGTGGTGCGCTGCGCCTTCGGCTACCCGCAGCAACCGTGGGCGTGGCTGGTCGAGCACTTCGCTGATGCTGGGGCCGATCTGGCCGGGCGGCTGGCGGCAGCGCGTGAGCAGGCGGGAGTGGACGAGGGCGTCCGCGTGCTGCGGGTCCTGGACGTCATCGTGTGGATGCGTCATCACCGCCAGCACAACGTCCGGGCCTGCCCGGGCTTGGCGACCGTGGAGGCGGGTTTGCCGGCCTCAGCGTCCTGAGTCCCCGCGGTGAGTCGTGAGGAGTCTGGCCGACCAGAGCGGGGATGGGTCTGCGGGGCGCAGCTTGCAGTCGGGGTGGACGGACCTGGAGTCGGCGCTCGCCCGCGAGGCGTTGACGTCGTCACCCGCGCCCGTTGCGGCGTCGCTCCAGCGTGTACAGCGCCATCTCGGCCTGCCGTGGGCTGTCCGGGTCTTGGGCGAGTTCGACCTGCACGGCGTCGCGCACTTCCTGGAGGCTGAAACTCAGCCAGCGGTGTAGTACCGGGTACCGGTAGGGGGGTGTTTCGTCCAGGTGCTCGCCGAACAGGTCGTGGATCTGGCGCGGTCGAGGACGCTGTCCGTGCGGGCCCCATGCGCCGGCAGCTTGCATGACCGGGGTGACGGCCTGCACCAGCGAGGTCACCTGCGTGATGTTGATCCCGTGCTGCAAGGCGATGAGGGCGGTGGGGAACCCGATCCCGGCGTCGGCCCAGTTGCGCGCCTGTTCCAGGGTCAGTGTCTGCTGCTGGCCTGGGCTCCACGCCTCGTGCGCTCGGTTCCAGGTGAGCAGTTCGCGCTCACTCAGCTCTCCCGCGTGGTTCAAGCCCATCCAGGAGGCGAGGAGGGGGCCGTACTCGTGCCGGACGATCCGAACGCGACGACTGCCGCTGGCTTCCTTGATCCGGATGCCCACGACCCATGCGGCGGCGGCGAGCGCTGAGACCGCGAGGCCGACACCCATCCCCGGCCACGACCAGTGCATCCGGAGGCTCCAGACCGCGGTCACGCCAGCACCGTCGTGCAGGCTGTGCAGGGCCGCAAGGTTGGGAAGCATCGCGCACACGATGACGAACGTGGCCGTGAGCAGAACGGGTAGCACCGTCTCCATGGTGCTGGAGCCACGGTCGCCGTACGGGCCGCCACGAGGATGGCCGCGACGGCCGCGGCGGCGGCGATCGTGCAGGGGCACTGTGTACGCCTGGTTGATGGTCTCGTGGGCTCTCGACGGGTCCAGCCGCAGCCGCCGGCGCTCGCGGAACCAGGATCGTCGGCTCATGGACGAAAGCTCCTTCGACAGAACGAGTTCGGGGCGGTTGGGCTGATCGCTGGCTGACGCGGGCCCGCTGCGGGGGCGACACGCAAGGGTGCGGGTCAGGTGAGGTGATCGAGGTTGTGAGCGCGAGCCCGGTCGAGGGACAACGCCAGTTCGCTGAGGACCGGCCGCGAAGGCGGCGAGAGCACCGTCACGGCATCGTTCAGACGGGCACCGCTCAGGACGGCAGGGCCTGCTGCAGGGAGGTCAACGGGAACTGGTCTGCCACCTCAGGGTGCTGTTCACGCCATGCCACGAAACTGGGCTGGGCGGCCATCTGGCGTACCTGCTCGGCGTAGGTTCGCGCCGTCGCCAAGGCCTGCACACTGATCAAGCCCTCCCCCGCCGTTCCGACTTCGTGCACCCCCGGTGTCCCACCGTGGCGGTAGAAGCCGTCCAACGCGTCCTGCGCCGCAGCGAGATCAGCTCGGCGGGCTGCCAACTCCTGCTGGAGCGCAGCCAGGTTCCGCTGAGCGATTCGCGCGTCCCGGTCCCGCGCGCGCGCACCGGCCTCATCAGCAGCGTCCGGGCCGGCCGACTCCTCACCAGCGCCGCTGTCGTCGCTGACGCTGCCGTCGCCATGGCTGCCGGCGCGTTCAGCGTGAGCGGTGACCGCCTCGACACGCTCACGCAGCAGCTCGACCTGGTGGCGATGCTTGTGCATCACGGTGCTGGCGTTGCTCACCTGCTCCAGCAGCTGGCCCACGCGAAGAAGCCAGACCACCTCGGCGTCCAAGCAGTAGATCGCGTGAGCCCAGGCCAGCCGGCCGATGTACCCCTCCCGTGCGCCGTCCCCGGCGCTGAAGGTCAAGGAGTTCTGCGCCTGGGCGGCGGCGACGTCCTGGCCGATGGTCAGGTGGATGAGGTCACGATCACGTTCGCGGCTGCCCTTGTAGTAGGTCGTCTGCAGCCACGGCTCGAAGCGCACGATGCGCGAACGCAACCGCCGCAGGCGCAGCACCTCAGCTCGAGCGGTGCTCACGTTCGGCCCGTCGTAGCTCTCCCCAGGCAGCTCGCGAGCGCCGCTGTAGGGCTCGCTGCGCAGCATCGCCGGCACCGACCGGGCCACGTCCCCATCGACTGCGAAGGGCGTCCACCGGGCCTGCTCGAAGCCGGAGAGGTGGGTCGGGGTGCCCGGCTCAGGGGGAAGGTTGACTCCATGCGTCAGCCACAACAGGGCACTGATCTCGCCCAGGTGCGGGCTGGCGCGGTTCAGCACCAGCTGGCGCTCGCGGCCGCTGCCACGGTCTTCGATGAGTCCGGCCTCGACCAAACGTGCGGCGGTGCGGGAGGCGGTGGCCTTGGGGACTGCGGAGGCTTGGGCCAGTTCGGAGATGGATCGGCCGTCGTCGCCGAAGCGGCAGATGGCGGCTAGGAGGCTGGCGCCGGCGGCGCCAATCTCGTAGAGGGCGGCGTCCGTCGTCGGGGGTGCCGGTGGTGCGGTCTGACCCGTTATTGATCCCCACAGACTCATAAGTGAACCGTAGCAGGAGCAGTGGTCCTGGCGTCAGCCGTCGGTAGGTGAGTCTGTGCGGCTCTCTGGACCTCGCCGGGACCAGTTGAGAGGTCCGAGGGTGATGACCCCTGCGTGCTGCAACGCGTGTGGGATCAGGCGTTCGGGGTCGGCGACGTCCAGGAAGCCCAGGTCGCTCAGCGGGCCGCTGGCCTGCAGCACGCTGACGCGGTAGGCGATCAGTCGCGCCGGCTCCTGCAGCTGCTTGGGCAGCGAGTGCAGCCAGCCTCCGCTCGCGGGGAGGGCGAAGTGTTTGACCTCGGGATGGATGCTCAGGAAGCCCGCGGTGTACTGCGTGGGGCCTGGCCGTGGCGGCTGCAGGGGGCGATGACGTCCAGGCCCCCTGGCGCCGTAGCCGGGTGGAGCTGCATCACCGGGTCCGTCGTGTTGACCGGACTGGTCGTGGTGTAGGTGATGCCGGCGCAGGCGTTCGGCGAGGGCGGCCCGCTCACGTTCACGCTGCTGTGCCTCGAGTCGAGCTCGCAGCTGCTCGCGTTCTTCGCGGGCCACTCGGGCCGCTTCGGCGGCGTGGTGCTCGGCCAGGGCCTGATCTCGGGTCGGGGTCCACAGGCCATCGGCCTGCAGGACGCACTGGTGCAGGGGCACCCAGTGGGTCTGGTCACCGGGGTGGCAGGTGCCGATCCAGACCTCGACCTCGTCGTCTTCCGCCT
This genomic stretch from Kineococcus rhizosphaerae harbors:
- a CDS encoding DUF6308 family protein; this encodes MPRRTARPPFSQSRAPLSRVELLALVEGEEAVADLRAYLTARTGEGRPAWTGARFEALAGGGDRAQTAFAVHADDIAALTLLSVSVLGEAVLALLEGEVGDQVAQLLAQVPREVSITDPDAAERMGPDQPLWQAWELLNAQRGLGWVSAAKLLARKRPALVPVYDRVVRCAFGYPQQPWAWLVEHFADAGADLAGRLAAAREQAGVDEGVRVLRVLDVIVWMRHHRQHNVRACPGLATVEAGLPASAS
- a CDS encoding winged helix-turn-helix domain-containing protein, translating into MSLWGSITGQTAPPAPPTTDAALYEIGAAGASLLAAICRFGDDGRSISELAQASAVPKATASRTAARLVEAGLIEDRGSGRERQLVLNRASPHLGEISALLWLTHGVNLPPEPGTPTHLSGFEQARWTPFAVDGDVARSVPAMLRSEPYSGARELPGESYDGPNVSTARAEVLRLRRLRSRIVRFEPWLQTTYYKGSRERDRDLIHLTIGQDVAAAQAQNSLTFSAGDGAREGYIGRLAWAHAIYCLDAEVVWLLRVGQLLEQVSNASTVMHKHRHQVELLRERVEAVTAHAERAGSHGDGSVSDDSGAGEESAGPDAADEAGARARDRDARIAQRNLAALQQELAARRADLAAAQDALDGFYRHGGTPGVHEVGTAGEGLISVQALATARTYAEQVRQMAAQPSFVAWREQHPEVADQFPLTSLQQALPS